The genomic DNA CAGCCAGTGTATGCGGCGGGAGCAGGTAAGGTGGTCTATGTCGGCAACCAACTGCGCGGCTACGGCAACCTGGTGATGATTAAGCACAGCGAAGACTACATCACCGCCTATGCGCATAATGACAAGCTGATGGTAAACAACGGTCAGAACGTGAAAATTGGGCAGCAGATCGCGACCATGGGTAGCAGCGATGCCGACGGCGTGCGGTTGCACTTCCAGATCCGCTATCGCGCAACGGCTATTGATCCGCTGCGTTATCTGCCACCGCAAGGCAGTAAGCCTAAGTGTTAAAAGATTATTTTCTCACCAGTTAGCGTGGGCGAGTCTTGTCAGGCAGGACATAACGTTTATAATGTTTCACGCACTTCTTCGCGGGCGTAGTTCAATGGTAGAACGAGAGCTTCCCAAGCTCTATACGAGGGTTCGATTCCCTTCGCCCGCTCCAAATTACTGATAAATAAACATATTTTTATTTATCAGCTAGTTACTTAGCCCCGCTAATGCAGGTACAGTCGTAACTACACATTGCACAATCGCCGCGCCTGTCGCGTGGTTGGTGTGTGGTAGTCGGGAGCATATCACCGCGCTGGCAGTGGTTTCAACGTTCTTACTGCGACAGCCCAATAACGAACAAAAGCCGCCTGTAACCATCCCCGTAAACCGGCCCATTCACTTTTAGAGATCTTCCGACATACTGATTATGTTCCCGGAGGAGATCGCCATGCGTAAAGCCCGATTCACCGAACACCAGATCATTGCCGTTCTGAAGTCCGTCGAAGCCGGACGTACCGTCAAGGATGTCTGCCGTGAAGCCGGTATTTCTGAGGCCAGCTATTACAACTGGAAAGCGAAGTATGGCGGTATGGAAGCCTCTGATATCAAAAAGATGAAGGATCTTGAGGACGAAAACCGCCGGCTGAAACAAATGTTTGCTGACCTGAGTCTGGAAAATCGTGCGTTAAAAGACGTCATCGAAAAAAAGCTTTAAAATCAGCGATAAAACGTGAGCTCGTCAACTATCTGACTGCCCAGTTTGCGATGAGCATACGCCGGGCATGCAGGATGTTATCGCTGAGCAGGACGGTATTTCGTTACCAGCCGGATACACGGCGTGATGAGCCAGTGATTGTGGCGCTGACTGTAGCGGCTGAGCGCTATCCACGGTATGGATTTAATAAACTTTTTCAGATACTTCGCAGACAAGGCAATCCCTGGAACCATAAAAGAGTCCACCGGATTTACTGCCTGCTGAAACTGAATTTTCGCCGTAAGGAAAGCAGCGTTTGCCGGTACGTAACCCGTCACCACTGGCAACGCCGGAAGCACTTAACCAGAGCTGGTCGATAGACTTTATGCATGATGCTTTGGTCTGCGGCAGACGGTTCCGGACCTTCAATGTGGTTGATGACTTTAACCGCGAGGCCCTCGCAATAGAAATCGATCTGAATATCCCGGCACAACGGGTGGTCCGGGTGCTGGACAGGATCGTGGCAAACCGGGGTTATCCGCTGAAACTGCGGATGGACAACGGCCCGGAACTCATTTCGCTGACGCTGGCGCAATGGGCAGAAGAGCATGGTGTGGCACTGGAATTTATTAAACCAGGCAAACCAACACAGAATGCGTTTATCGAACGTTTTAACCGGACCTACCGGACAGAAATACTGGATTTTTACCTGTTCAGGACACTGAATGAAGCACGGGAAATAACAGAGCGCTGGCTGACGGAATATAACAGTGAGCGACCTCATGAATCCCTGAATAACCTGACGCCGGAAGAGTACCGGCTGATGGCTGAAAAACCGGAAATCTCAAAAAGTGCGTGGAACTAAAACGGGTGTGCTTACAAAAGGACTCGCGGAAAATAAGTTTACCGACGATCACTTAATCGGCTTTATGCTGCAGCATCCGATCCTGATAAAACGGTCAGTCGTAGTACCACCGATGGGGATGCGTCTGTGCTGTCCCTCGAGGTGGTTCTTGATATTCTTCCGGAGCCGCAAAAAGCCGCTTTTTCTAAGGAAAACGGTGAGCAAATGGTTAATAATTTTTTGCCCCGACGTGTGTCTGAGCTATTCGTTTCTTAAGAATACCAACATTCCATTAGTATTCTTAATGGGTTGAGGATAATCAAGCCTCGTGGCAATCGCCTCTATGACAAAATCTTCATCAAAATCCGCAATAACTTCAGTTTCTACCACTGACACTAACTCCTCATCATCGTCATTGGGTTCACCGTCAAAATAAAACAGCAAGCTGATATTTTTATTTTTCAATTCAACAACTACAGCTCGAATGTTTGGAGTTACATTACCTAACAGAGCCCTTTGTAAGGAAAGCCTTACATATGAACTTAAATCCGAGGAAGTCATCACATTCTCCTTCATTTTTCTGATGGCCTTGCAGGAACAATGTGGACACCATTTTTCCCATAGTGAACGATACCGTTCGTTGTCGGTATGGATATTCCTGTTTGAGGGTCTATGTAGTTCCCTATAGGCTTCCCATAGTTTATACGCTCTTTTGAACCAGGAGTCCCGACAGGAACGTTACCTACTTGCTGACCAGTTCCCAATTTAGGAAGCAATGAGTCAGGGGAAACTGAAAGTGTGCTCTTATTCAACCCTGCTTCAGAAGCGATTTTGAATTCATTCGTACCTGGTACGTGTTTATTTTGCTGTCCTTTATTAATCGAAAACTTAGCTCCACCACCACCACCTTTCAGTGGATCGCCATCCCCATCAAGAACTTTGGCAGTACTGTTAAATAAAGGGTTAATGTCAATAATTTTGCCCGGTCGAAGCCCGAGCCGCTTTTCTTCTTCCTCACTAAGCGAGTTATTCTCAACTGCATTTTTACCCGCCTGAGCACCGGTCCCTGCTGCTGCACTGTTGCCTGCCAGTCCACCGGCTACCCCCGATGCGATGGTTGCCAGCATGCTGATTTGCTGACGTTCCTGTTCGCTGAGATTGTCGGTTTTACCACCATAGTAGTTATTGATGATGTATTGTGCCGCTAGCTCCCCACTGAACGCACCTGCTGCACCGGCTGCAGCATTGTTTCCGCCTAGCTGTGCTGCCAGTGCACCCCAGACAGCATGTGCCATCAGGTTCGCTTCCTGGTTGTCTCCGGTTGTCTGCTTGATAAGCTGTGCGACTGCCGGATTCAGCCCACCCGCCAGCGCCTGACCGAAGTTGTCAGCATTCAGTCCGCCCAGCACACCCGTGATGGCCTGTACCACCATCTGCGATGTGCTGCCCGTGCCGTAGCCCTTCATGACATCCTTGTAGTCTTGCGTGTTGCGCAGTTGCTCATCACTCAGGCCCGGATGCTTATCTCTTGCTTTCTGCATCGCCTCAGTTTCACCCAGTGTCATGACGATGTTACTCATCTGACCGCCAATCTGGCTGATAACCTGTGCTTGCTGCAGACGTTGCTGTTCTTTCTCCTTGTCAAAGATAGGAGCAATGCTGCCGTTGGCATTTTCCGGGTCCCGGCTGAGGTCAGCCACATCCTGCTTCTGATTTTCCTTATCCCGTATGACGATACTGCCGCCACTGATGGCAGATGACGTGGTGCCTTCCGCATGCCCCTTGCTGCCCGAAAGTCCTGTAAGGGCATTCGCCGCATTTGCCATTGCATTTGAGGCCACCATCTGGCTGCCTGACATCCCGGAGCCACCGGAAACGCTGATACCGGTATGACTGGTTTTGTAGTCCGCCTCATTGTGAATATCCGTCCAGCCCAGCGTTCCGGTGTCGAGTCGGTTTTTATCGTCCGTTGCCGTGGACGCAATCACTGCCCCGTCAAGCTGGGTGTGATTACCCACAGTGACATCAAAACCACCTTTTCCGGCGTAAATTCCGCTCTGTTCCTGAACCGAGTCGTAATTGCTTTTGATTTTGTCCTGACTGATGCTGGCATAGGCACTCCCGCCACCTCCGCCAAACGTAAAGCTGCCGCCTGCGGCCACGCTGTTCTGTTTACTGTCGTAGCGGTCACTGTCCTGAAGACTGGAAATCGTGAGGTTGTTCCCCACATCAGCGGTCACTTTCTCACCGCTGACCTGGGCACCGGACAGGGTGGTGTCCCGTCCGCTGGTGAGGGAGATATTTTTACCCGCATCCAGTGTGGTTTCGGTCCAGGTCGTGCCGTTGCCTTTCTCGCTGCCTTTTGACCCGTTAATGCTGGCGAAGATACTCAGCCCGCCGCCGTTAGTCCCGCCACCAAAGCTGACGCCGACACCACCGCCCTTGCTGCTGTTCTTCCCTGTGGTCTGCTGCGTGTTCGCGGCGGCTGCGAGAAGAATGTCATTCTGCGCGTTAAGGGTTGTGTCATTGCCGGATTTAATCTGGCTGCCTGCAATGAGGATATCGCCGCTGTTGTTCTGGTCCTTATTTTTCCCGGTGGCAGTGATGGAGACATTGTTACCGGCACTGAGGGTTGAGCCGGAAACCATATCGTGCTGATATTTCGTCTCTGACTTCGACTGCTGATGGTTCAGGGAGATGCTCACGCCGATACCGTTATTCGGGTCAGCACTCTGCTGTTGTAATCCATAATTCGCTCCGGCCTGTACGCCGGACAGGATGGCTTGAGTCCCTTTCAGTGCCCCCAGTCGACTGTCACTGCTGTTTTTTGCATCCTGCGCAGCGGATACAGCCTGATTCAGCGCACTGCCGACAGCACCTGAGAGGGCCACTGTGATACCCGTGGATTTCTGCTCAAATCTCTCGTCCACGGTGCGACGGTCATGACCCGGGTCAATCACCACACTGTCACCGGTAATGCTGATGTCCCGGTTTGCAATCACATCCGAGCCGCTGATATGCACCTGGTTACCCGCGGTGATGCTGACGTTACCGCCCGTACTGCCCACCGTGGAGGCACTCTGGCTCTGTGTGGTACCGGCCTCACGGCGGTCATGCGTGGTTTTACTGCTACCGATGGTGAAACCAATGCCACCGGTACCCATCAGACCGGATTTTTTCTCTTCCTTAAAGCGCCAGGATGTATCGGTGTTGGTGGCCGCCGTAATCTCCACGTTATTGCCGGCAGCCAGTGCCACATCCTGGTCAGCCACCACATCTGAGCCTTTTACCTTCAGGTCATTACCCGCACTGACGGTGACGCTGTTCCCGGAAAGCAGGGAGCCTTTCTCCCGGGTGGCGCTGTCTTCCTCAATGGTGTGTGTGGTTTTCTTGCTGAGGAATCCGCCGCTGGTTTTCTTCTCTTCCTTATAGTGATAATCACTTTCGGTAGCGGTGGTCAGCGTAACGTCACGCCCGGCAACCAGGGCAATATCTCCCCCCGCTGTTGCAGAAGAGGCCTCAGACGTGATATCCCGTCCGGCAACCATCACGGTATCTCCACCGCTGAGGATTTCCGTGCTCTGCTGGCGGACCGATTCATTAATCTCTTTTTTGTTTTTCGACATGTAGCTGTTGCCCTGGCTGGCAGATTCCGCCATCAGGTTCATGTCGCGGCCCGCCTGCAGGGCGACGTTGTTTTCCGCCGCAATCCCGGCAGCCTGACTGTTCACATCACGACCAGCGGCAAGGGTGAGATTATCTCCGGCTGTCACCGTGGAGACTGCCGCGTGGCTTTCGTGGCTTTCAGCTTTGCCGTTGCGCTGCGTTTCTCCTTCACGTGCGGCATTCAGGTTCAGGTCATTGCCCGCCGCGAGCAGGGCACTTTCACCTGCAGATACAGAAGACGCGGAGACGTTCAGGTCGTTGCCCGCCTGCATGGCGAGATTACCGCCTGCAGTGATGCTGCTGCCCTGTTGACTGACAGAGCTGTTGTTGATATCGCCCTTACCCCTGAATCCGGTGCGACTCTTGTGCTCTGCGATCTCATTCGCCGTAACGTTAATATTACCTTCTGCTGCCATGGTGAGATCGCCACCTGCAGCGACATTTGCGCCGGTGACGTTAATATCTTTCCCGGCGTAAAGATCGAGGGAGTCCTTCGCGGTGATGGAGGCTGTCGGTCCGACGTCTGTTCCTGAAATATGGACATTGCCGGTACGCCCTTTCGCATTTACATCCCACTGCTGTGTCTGAGTGATGTTGTTAATGCTGCCGGTCACGCTCTCCAGTTGTACGGTCCTACCGCTGATAGCCGAGCCGATATTGTTGATATCACCCAGCGCGCTCAGTGAAAGGTTCCCGCCAGCGTTTATCAGTCCGGTATTCAGGTTGCTGAGGCTGTTGCTGCTGTCGATAGCTAATGCATTCTGCGCAGTAATGGTGCTGCCATCGTTGATGACAGTACCACCAGCCAGTTGAATGTTATTTCCGCTGATAACGCTGCCGATCTGCACGACAACGTCTTTCGGTGACAGATACACTTTCGGGAGCATCACCGTCTGACCGTTGATGGTCGCGGATTCCCACCACAGGATGCTCTGATCGAGTGCGGCGATCTGCGCGGCCGTCAGCGCGACGCCAAACTGCAGGCCGAGGGCGCTCTGCGTGGCGGCGGCGTTATCTATCAGGTATCGCATCTGGTCGAGGTCAGAGCCGAGACCGTTGATATAGCGACTGCCGGTCTGGTTGAGGATGTAATTGCTGACGTAGCGGGTATCAAATGCCGCATCACCGAGGAAGCGATAGTCGTTATCCGGGTTAAGGCCGAGCCGGTCGAGGAAATACGACGATCCCAGGAACTGGTTCTGATCAGTAAACGCGCTGTTCGTTTCTCGCGGCGCATCGCCCGGTTGCATGCCCAGCAGCGCATAAAGGTCGCCATACAGGCTGGGGTCAAGCTGACCGAGTCCGTCGAGTTTCGGGTTAACAGTAATAAGATACGGGCTGTCCGGATCGGTGGACGTAACAAAATAGCCGTTATTGCCCGAGGGGAGGGGATAAGCTCCGGTGGCTGAATTATCCAGTGAATCGCCACCGGTCAGGTTTTGCAGTGCCTCATTGACTTCATCGCGCCATTCGGGGGAATTGACTGCGACAGTGTCTGCGTCTGTGAGCGATTGCGTTTGTTCCGCATCACTTACCGCCTGTTGACTGAGCGGTGTCAGCGACGGGGTGGTGATAGCGTTACTAATCTGCCCGGCACTGGCGGTGGCACTGGTATTACTGATATCACTGGTGAAAGTGGCATTAACATTGCCGCCCGCCTGGATAACAGATCGATAAATATCGCCATTTTCCCGTGAGGTATCATGACCGACCAGCGTAAACGCAATTGTATTACTGTCCGGCATAACGTCTGAGTATTTATTCCCGTCTGTCGGGTAGCCGGTTTCCGGATCTACCGCATACCCGATACGCCCGGGATCGTACTGATAGACATACCACTCTGTGGCTGTCCCTGACTGCCAGCTCTGATTATTGAGCACGTTTCCGGTAAGGATGATATTCCCGTTAGCCAGAATATTACTGGCCTGGTTTTCCAGCGTACCGGCGGCGATGGTCAGGTTATTGCCTGATGCTATCTGCGCCACGCCTCCGGTGCTTGTTACATCAAGCCGGGTCTGGTTGGCGATGAATTTCTGTACGGCTGAATCAGTAAACATCGCATAATAGAACTGATTCCAGTGAATATAGTTACACGCACCATGGCCGTTGCACGATCCCACCTGGCGCTCAACCACCTCGCTGGTCATGCCATAGCTTCCCTCAGCCAGGTTACTGATATCGATATTTACCGTTGCATCGCCGATGCCGGGGATCGCCTGCCCGCCATTAATATGTGTTTCTGTAACTTTCAGACCATCCCGCTGATTCAGCAGATGACCCGTCTTCATCGTGATATCACCCCTGAGGGTCTCGATATTTCCTGATGTATTGATAATCTCCGTGTTCGCCGCACCCGCTGCATTCTTCTGCATCACCAGGCTGTTGCCCGCCAGAATATCGCCGTAAATATTGTGAATGCGGTCAGCAAACAGCTGCAGATTGTTACCGGCATAAATCAGTGCGGTGTTCAGCAGCGTTCCGGCGGCGTTCATCGTCATGTTACCTGCCGTACCGAGAAAACCATTCACCGTGATATCACTACGTGAGGTCATCTGTACGTCACCGCCCGCCGACAGGCTCCCCGCGTCGTTAAGCAGAATGCTCTGCGCATTGAACGTGCTGCTGGCCGTGCCGGTGGTCAGTTGACCATTGTTGGTCAGCACGCCCCCCGCACTGAGCAGCAGGCCGTTGCCCTGCATGACGCCATTGCTGGTGATGGCCCCCTGCGAGGTCACGGAGAGCAGATTGCCCGCCGCCAGGGTGCCGCTGTGGGTGAGGGCGCTAACCAGTTTCAGGGTGGTATCGCCAAGCGCGACGACCTGACCGGCGCTGGTGAGGGTGTTGCTGTCGAGCAACAGATCCCCGGCGCTGAACAGTTTGCCGTCTGCCTGGTTATTAACGGTAGCGCTCTTCACGGTAAGGGAAGAGGTGCCCAGTACGGTGCCGCTGTTAGTCAGCGTGTTATTCAGCACCTGCAGGTTTGCGCCCTGCAGCGTGCCGGTGTTGGTCAGGCTGGTTCCGCGCAGCTCGGCATCACCGGTCGCCACTATCTTCCCGCCGTTAACGGTCTGCACGGCATTCACCAGCAATGTCAGCGCCTGGATAAGCCCGTTACTGCCAGTGGTGAGTTGTGGCGTGGTCAGTGTGAGTCTGCCGCCGGAGAGGATGTTGCCGTCGTTCTGCGCGCGAGTGCTGGCGGTGAGCGTGGTCGCGCCGCCGCCCTGCAGCGTACCGTTGTTGATAAGTGTCGCGGTGGAGAGGCTGAGCGCATTCTGACTCAGCAATACGCCATTCACGGCGTTGTTCAGCTCGCCACTGATGTTCAGGTCGAGCGATTCCCCCTGCACGCGTCCACTGTTGGCGAGCGACGCGGCGTTGACAGTCGTAGCTTTACCCTGCAGTTGTCCGGCGTTACTGATGCCTGCGGCCTGCAGTGCCAGCGCACCGGCGCTGAGCATTTTGCCGCCGGTCTGGTTGGTCAGCATCCCGTTCAGCGAAACCGCCAGACCACTGACGCCGGTGATGTCGCCTGCGTTGGTCAGTGTGTCACCCGACAGCGTCAGGTTCTGCGCGATCCATTGTCCGCTGTTGCTTAAATTCAGCGCACTGAGCGCCATCTCACCATTCGAAATGAGCTTACTGCCTGCCGCGCCGGTGAGGTTACCGGTCAGACGGACGCTCATGCTTTCTGACGCCTGAATAATGCCGCCATTCGTCAGTGACAGCGCGTCAGTCAGCACGCGTTTACCCTGCCACTGTCCCTGGTTATTGATGGTACTGGTGCTGGCGTTCAGATCACCGGCGGTCAGCAGCGAGCCTGTGGTACGGTTGTTCAGCGTCGTTCCCGCAAGGGTTAGATTGCCTGCTGACAGCACCTGGCCCTGGTTGTCCGTGCTCTGTGCTGTCAGAATGGCGTTACTCTGGCTCATGATGTCGCCACTGTTAACAAACTGGCTGGCGAGGGTAGCGGAGAGATTACCGGTCGCCAGCAGGCTGCCACTGTGGTTCCAGCCCGTACCGTTCAGCGTGACGTTCTCACCCTGCAGGGTTCCTGTGGTGGTGAGCTGCCCGGCGGTGATATCCAGCGCGCCCGCAGTTAACCAGCGGCCTGCGGTGCCCTGCGTCAGTGTGTCACCCGCGAGGGTCAGGGCGCTCACTCCCTGCAGCAGACCGTCACCAGTGAGGGTGGTGGTCTGGACGGTCAGGGCGGCATCGCCAGAGATAAGACCGTTATTAACGATATCGGGAATACTGAGCGTCAGGTTTGCGGCACTGTACAGAGTCCCGGCCTGCTGGTTATCCAGTTGGCGGGTGTTCAGCAGCAGTTGTGAATCGCCCTGCAACAGACCGCTGTTGGTCAGCGTCTGTGACTGAGTGTTCAGGGTGGTGGCCGTCATCACGCCCTGGTTAATCAATGCCGGAGCGTTAATGTTCAGTGCCTCTGCACTGCTTTTGCCGCTGTGGGTCAGACGTTCGCTGGCGGTAATTTTTAACTGACTTTTCGCCGCCTGGGTACCGCCCAGAGTGGCCTGCTTCGCGTTGAGCGTCAGGTTACGCCCCTGAATCTGCGAAGCGGTGGTGGTGCTGAGGTTCTGTCCCTGCACCGTGATATCGCCGGTGGCGTTTACCGCACCGCTCAGCGTCTGGTTTGTAGCATTCAGCGACAGGGCATTACCGGCGACCAGTTCGCCGCTGTGGCTGAGTGTGCCGGTGGTGACGCTCAGGTTCTGCCCGGCGGTCACGCGCCCCTGTGTTGCCACACTGCTACCTGCATTCAGGGCGATATTGCGTGCGGCATCGGTCTGGCTGTTGCCATCCTGAGAAAGGGTGGTTGCCCGCAACGTGGCATCCCGACCGGCGATCAGTTTTTCATTCTGTTGAGTGATTTTACCGCTGGCAGTCAGGCTGAGGTCGTTGTCGCTGTTAAGCGAACCGTTGCCAAGAGCGATGTCGCTCTGGCTGCTGACGGTCAGGTTACCGCCTGCCTTGTGATCGCCGGCTAAGGTGACGGACTGGCCTTTTGCCGTGATGGCGCCGGTGGCGAGGCTGTTGTTGACGGTCAGTCTGCCGTTCGTATCCAGCGTAATATCACCGCTGCGGGCATTGAGGTTACCGAGGTTCACCCCGACGCCGCTTTCACCGGAGACCAGTTGAATACGGTTGGCGTACATCCCGCCGAGTGCGCCGGTATCAATGGCGACTTTCGGTACCTCGCCTTCACCTTTCAGTGCACTGACGCGACCGTCCGCCGTCACCCTGTTGGCCCCGGCAATCACTGTCAGGTCTTTTGCATGCAGGGCGGCGTTAATGTCCGTGGCGCGGGTAAGAATGGATACTGAGTCGCTGAGACTGCCGTCGAGCCCCTGACCTTCAATGGTAATGCTGCCTTTAGTGACATCAAACGACTGCAGGTTGCCGCTGGCATCCAGTACCGGTTTCCCGGTGGTCAGTGTCACATTTGGGGTATTGATAAATCCGCAGCCGTTACAGGTAATGCCGTAAGGGTTGGCAACAATCACGTTCGCCGCTTTACCCGCCACTTCGGTATAACCCTGAAGCTGTGAACGGTTAGCGCTGGTGACTTCGTTAATGATACCTCTGGCTTCCTGACCCGCTTTCAGGTTCGGGTTGTTCTGGATCAGACCACCCAGTTGGGTCTGATTGAGTTTGCCGGTGGCGTTGTTGAGGATTAACCCCTCTTTACCGACATTGTAATTATTGTATTTGTTATGGGATATCCCAGCTCCGTTAGGCGTGGCGATATTCACCACCGGCACGCCGTTGCCTGCCTTGTCCATCTTTGTGTTACCGGTGGGGGTGATGGTCGCAGCCACCGCGGGCAGAAACGGTTGCGTTGCCAGCAGGGTACTCAGCAGCCAGCTCAGTACACGCTGAGAAAATCGGGTCTGATTGTTATCCATCGTTTTTGTCCCTTAAAACGCCACCGCCACGCGGTAATAAATAATAAAATGGTCCGGTGCCAGCCAGTCCGGGTATTTCACGGGGGTTCCCACGGTAAACTGTGTCGAAAACCAGCGGTTCGCGCTGGTCAGCCCGACCGCTGCACCCCATAA from Trabulsiella odontotermitis includes the following:
- a CDS encoding hemagglutinin repeat-containing protein, with the translated sequence MDNNQTRFSQRVLSWLLSTLLATQPFLPAVAATITPTGNTKMDKAGNGVPVVNIATPNGAGISHNKYNNYNVGKEGLILNNATGKLNQTQLGGLIQNNPNLKAGQEARGIINEVTSANRSQLQGYTEVAGKAANVIVANPYGITCNGCGFINTPNVTLTTGKPVLDASGNLQSFDVTKGSITIEGQGLDGSLSDSVSILTRATDINAALHAKDLTVIAGANRVTADGRVSALKGEGEVPKVAIDTGALGGMYANRIQLVSGESGVGVNLGNLNARSGDITLDTNGRLTVNNSLATGAITAKGQSVTLAGDHKAGGNLTVSSQSDIALGNGSLNSDNDLSLTASGKITQQNEKLIAGRDATLRATTLSQDGNSQTDAARNIALNAGSSVATQGRVTAGQNLSVTTGTLSHSGELVAGNALSLNATNQTLSGAVNATGDITVQGQNLSTTTASQIQGRNLTLNAKQATLGGTQAAKSQLKITASERLTHSGKSSAEALNINAPALINQGVMTATTLNTQSQTLTNSGLLQGDSQLLLNTRQLDNQQAGTLYSAANLTLSIPDIVNNGLISGDAALTVQTTTLTGDGLLQGVSALTLAGDTLTQGTAGRWLTAGALDITAGQLTTTGTLQGENVTLNGTGWNHSGSLLATGNLSATLASQFVNSGDIMSQSNAILTAQSTDNQGQVLSAGNLTLAGTTLNNRTTGSLLTAGDLNASTSTINNQGQWQGKRVLTDALSLTNGGIIQASESMSVRLTGNLTGAAGSKLISNGEMALSALNLSNSGQWIAQNLTLSGDTLTNAGDITGVSGLAVSLNGMLTNQTGGKMLSAGALALQAAGISNAGQLQGKATTVNAASLANSGRVQGESLDLNISGELNNAVNGVLLSQNALSLSTATLINNGTLQGGGATTLTASTRAQNDGNILSGGRLTLTTPQLTTGSNGLIQALTLLVNAVQTVNGGKIVATGDAELRGTSLTNTGTLQGANLQVLNNTLTNSGTVLGTSSLTVKSATVNNQADGKLFSAGDLLLDSNTLTSAGQVVALGDTTLKLVSALTHSGTLAAGNLLSVTSQGAITSNGVMQGNGLLLSAGGVLTNNGQLTTGTASSTFNAQSILLNDAGSLSAGGDVQMTSRSDITVNGFLGTAGNMTMNAAGTLLNTALIYAGNNLQLFADRIHNIYGDILAGNSLVMQKNAAGAANTEIINTSGNIETLRGDITMKTGHLLNQRDGLKVTETHINGGQAIPGIGDATVNIDISNLAEGSYGMTSEVVERQVGSCNGHGACNYIHWNQFYYAMFTDSAVQKFIANQTRLDVTSTGGVAQIASGNNLTIAAGTLENQASNILANGNIILTGNVLNNQSWQSGTATEWYVYQYDPGRIGYAVDPETGYPTDGNKYSDVMPDSNTIAFTLVGHDTSRENGDIYRSVIQAGGNVNATFTSDISNTSATASAGQISNAITTPSLTPLSQQAVSDAEQTQSLTDADTVAVNSPEWRDEVNEALQNLTGGDSLDNSATGAYPLPSGNNGYFVTSTDPDSPYLITVNPKLDGLGQLDPSLYGDLYALLGMQPGDAPRETNSAFTDQNQFLGSSYFLDRLGLNPDNDYRFLGDAAFDTRYVSNYILNQTGSRYINGLGSDLDQMRYLIDNAAATQSALGLQFGVALTAAQIAALDQSILWWESATINGQTVMLPKVYLSPKDVVVQIGSVISGNNIQLAGGTVINDGSTITAQNALAIDSSNSLSNLNTGLINAGGNLSLSALGDINNIGSAISGRTVQLESVTGSINNITQTQQWDVNAKGRTGNVHISGTDVGPTASITAKDSLDLYAGKDINVTGANVAAGGDLTMAAEGNINVTANEIAEHKSRTGFRGKGDINNSSVSQQGSSITAGGNLAMQAGNDLNVSASSVSAGESALLAAGNDLNLNAAREGETQRNGKAESHESHAAVSTVTAGDNLTLAAGRDVNSQAAGIAAENNVALQAGRDMNLMAESASQGNSYMSKNKKEINESVRQQSTEILSGGDTVMVAGRDITSEASSATAGGDIALVAGRDVTLTTATESDYHYKEEKKTSGGFLSKKTTHTIEEDSATREKGSLLSGNSVTVSAGNDLKVKGSDVVADQDVALAAGNNVEITAATNTDTSWRFKEEKKSGLMGTGGIGFTIGSSKTTHDRREAGTTQSQSASTVGSTGGNVSITAGNQVHISGSDVIANRDISITGDSVVIDPGHDRRTVDERFEQKSTGITVALSGAVGSALNQAVSAAQDAKNSSDSRLGALKGTQAILSGVQAGANYGLQQQSADPNNGIGVSISLNHQQSKSETKYQHDMVSGSTLSAGNNVSITATGKNKDQNNSGDILIAGSQIKSGNDTTLNAQNDILLAAAANTQQTTGKNSSKGGGVGVSFGGGTNGGGLSIFASINGSKGSEKGNGTTWTETTLDAGKNISLTSGRDTTLSGAQVSGEKVTADVGNNLTISSLQDSDRYDSKQNSVAAGGSFTFGGGGGSAYASISQDKIKSNYDSVQEQSGIYAGKGGFDVTVGNHTQLDGAVIASTATDDKNRLDTGTLGWTDIHNEADYKTSHTGISVSGGSGMSGSQMVASNAMANAANALTGLSGSKGHAEGTTSSAISGGSIVIRDKENQKQDVADLSRDPENANGSIAPIFDKEKEQQRLQQAQVISQIGGQMSNIVMTLGETEAMQKARDKHPGLSDEQLRNTQDYKDVMKGYGTGSTSQMVVQAITGVLGGLNADNFGQALAGGLNPAVAQLIKQTTGDNQEANLMAHAVWGALAAQLGGNNAAAGAAGAFSGELAAQYIINNYYGGKTDNLSEQERQQISMLATIASGVAGGLAGNSAAAGTGAQAGKNAVENNSLSEEEEKRLGLRPGKIIDINPLFNSTAKVLDGDGDPLKGGGGGAKFSINKGQQNKHVPGTNEFKIASEAGLNKSTLSVSPDSLLPKLGTGQQVGNVPVGTPGSKERINYGKPIGNYIDPQTGISIPTTNGIVHYGKNGVHIVPARPSEK